A single window of Arvicanthis niloticus isolate mArvNil1 chromosome 20, mArvNil1.pat.X, whole genome shotgun sequence DNA harbors:
- the LOC117724166 gene encoding uncharacterized protein LOC117724166 isoform X10: MAASTMSVCSDACTNASWQVDDCPESCCEPSCCAPSCCQPSCCQSNCCAPSCCAPAPCLTLVCTPVSCVSSPCCQSSCCAPSCCQQSSCQPACCTYSPCQQPCCPSCCVPVCCKPVCCTPICSGSCCQQSSCQSSCCQPSCCVPVCCKPVCCTPICSGSSSSCCQPSCCAPVCCKPCSSVSLLCRPVCRPACCVPSSSCCASSCQPSCCCPTSSVSLLCSPVCSRQACCGLSSGQKSSC; the protein is encoded by the exons ATGGCCGCCTCCACCATGTCCGTCTGCTCTGATGCTTGCACTAATGCCTCCTGGCAGGTGGATGACTGCCCAGAGAGCTGCTGTGAGCCCTCCTGCTGTGCccccagctgctgccagcccagctgctgcCAGTCCAACTGCTGTGCCCCCAGCTGCTGTGCCCCAGCCCCCTGCCTGACCCTTGTCTGCACCCCAGTGAGCTGTGTGTCCAGCCCCTGCTGCCAATCTTCCTGCTGCGCACCCTCATGCTGCCAGCAGTCTAGCTGCCAGCCAGCTTGCTGCACCTACTCTCCCTGCCAGCAGCCCTGCTGT CCCTCctgctgtgtgcctgtctgctgcaagcctgtgtgctgcACACCCATCTGTTCTGGATCATGCTGCCAGCAGTCTAGCTGCCAGTCCTCCTGCTGCCAGCCTTCctgctgtgtgcctgtctgctgcaagcctgtgtgctgcACACCCATCtgctctggctcctcctcctcctgctgccagcCCTCCTGCTGTGCTCCTGTGTGCTGCAAGCCCTGCTCCAGTGTGTCCCTGCTGTGCCGCCCTGTGTGCAGACCTGCCTGCTGTGTGCCCAGTTCCTCCTGCTGTGCCTCCTcctgccagcccagctgctgtTGCCCAACCTCCAGTGTGTCCCTGCTGTGCAgccctgtctgctccagacaggcCTGCTGTGGCCTCTCCTCAGGCCAGAAGTCCAGCTGCTGA
- the LOC117724166 gene encoding uncharacterized protein LOC117724166 isoform X14, producing the protein MAASTMSVCSDACTNASWQVDDCPESCCEPSCCAPSCCQPSCCQSNCCAPSCCAPAPCLTLVCTPVSCVSSPCCQSSCCAPSCCQQSSCQPACCTYSPCQQPCCVTLCCKPVCCTPICSGSCCQHCQSSCCQPSCCVPVCCKPVCCTPICSGSSSSCCQPSCCAPVCCKPCSSVSLLCRPVCRPACCVPSSSCCASSCQPSCCCPTSSVSLLCSPVCSRQACCGLSSGQKSSC; encoded by the exons ATGGCCGCCTCCACCATGTCCGTCTGCTCTGATGCTTGCACTAATGCCTCCTGGCAGGTGGATGACTGCCCAGAGAGCTGCTGTGAGCCCTCCTGCTGTGCccccagctgctgccagcccagctgctgcCAGTCCAACTGCTGTGCCCCCAGCTGCTGTGCCCCAGCCCCCTGCCTGACCCTTGTCTGCACCCCAGTGAGCTGTGTGTCCAGCCCCTGCTGCCAATCTTCCTGCTGCGCACCCTCATGCTGCCAGCAGTCTAGCTGCCAGCCAGCTTGCTGCACCTACTCTCCCTGCCAGCAGCCCTGCTGTGTGACCCTttgctgcaagcctgtgtgctgcACACCCATCTGCTCTGGATCATGCTGCCAGCA CTGCCAGTCCTCCTGCTGCCAGCCTTCctgctgtgtgcctgtctgctgcaagcctgtgtgctgcACACCCATCtgctctggctcctcctcctcctgctgccagcCCTCCTGCTGTGCTCCTGTGTGCTGCAAGCCCTGCTCCAGTGTGTCCCTGCTGTGCCGCCCTGTGTGCAGACCTGCCTGCTGTGTGCCCAGTTCCTCCTGCTGTGCCTCCTcctgccagcccagctgctgtTGCCCAACCTCCAGTGTGTCCCTGCTGTGCAgccctgtctgctccagacaggcCTGCTGTGGCCTCTCCTCAGGCCAGAAGTCCAGCTGCTGA
- the LOC117724166 gene encoding uncharacterized protein LOC117724166 isoform X4, which translates to MAASTMSVCSDACTNASWQVDDCPESCCEPCCCAPAPCLTLVCTPVSCVSSPCCQSSCCAPSCCQQSSCQPACCTYSPCQQPCCVTLCCKPVCCTPICSGSCCQQSSCQSSCCQPSCCVPVCCKPVCCTPICSGSCCQQSSCQSSCCQPSCCVPVCCKPVCCTPICSGSSSSCCQPSCCAPVCCKPCSSVSLLCRPVCRPACCVPSSSCCASSCQPSCCCPTSSVSLLCSPVCSRQACCGLSSGQKSSC; encoded by the exons ATGGCCGCCTCCACCATGTCCGTCTGCTCTGATGCTTGCACTAATGCCTCCTGGCAGGTGGATGACTGCCCAGAGAGCTGCTGTGAGCCCT GCTGCTGTGCCCCAGCCCCCTGCCTGACCCTTGTCTGCACCCCAGTGAGCTGTGTGTCCAGCCCCTGCTGCCAATCTTCCTGCTGCGCACCCTCATGCTGCCAGCAGTCTAGCTGCCAGCCAGCTTGCTGCACCTACTCTCCCTGCCAGCAGCCCTGCTGTGTGACCCTttgctgcaagcctgtgtgctgcACACCCATCTGCTCTGGATCATGCTGCCAGCAGTCTAGCTGCCAGTCCTCATGTTGCCAGCCCTCctgctgtgtgcctgtctgctgcaagcctgtgtgctgcACACCCATCTGTTCTGGATCATGCTGCCAGCAGTCTAGCTGCCAGTCCTCCTGCTGCCAGCCTTCctgctgtgtgcctgtctgctgcaagcctgtgtgctgcACACCCATCtgctctggctcctcctcctcctgctgccagcCCTCCTGCTGTGCTCCTGTGTGCTGCAAGCCCTGCTCCAGTGTGTCCCTGCTGTGCCGCCCTGTGTGCAGACCTGCCTGCTGTGTGCCCAGTTCCTCCTGCTGTGCCTCCTcctgccagcccagctgctgtTGCCCAACCTCCAGTGTGTCCCTGCTGTGCAgccctgtctgctccagacaggcCTGCTGTGGCCTCTCCTCAGGCCAGAAGTCCAGCTGCTGA